From Triticum aestivum cultivar Chinese Spring unplaced genomic scaffold, IWGSC CS RefSeq v2.1 scaffold4736, whole genome shotgun sequence, the proteins below share one genomic window:
- the LOC123175962 gene encoding leucine-rich repeat receptor-like kinase protein CLV1a, with product MASAALLGRRRWSDALGGGGAEVLASTDAVEEALAATAKTAMAQRLRSQYTVNQASVNIHQMNEHRVSPQVVSRSLIVQIRLAEMANSHLVHSTILHKLSLVLLICSLLGYNCEAMSRKAEKEALLSLENYWGKPLMISWSYNMDADHCKWDGVSCTREGFVTRISLSNYNLAKPIPSEICFFKNLTHIDLSYNNILGSFPVVLFSCSSLEFLDLSYNSFVGSLPLNIHALSKTIAYLNLESNSLSSSIPSSICQLSSLQVLKLSSNPFASHRINPHFGNLTNLEELSMSNMSIVGEIPDTLSKLTQLRIFNLSSNTLNGTIPSEIWRMQNMEVLDLHSNSLSGRIPGDCCKLENLSLLLLDGNHLYGPIPENLVQLQFPFIFLNLSSNQLTGKIPSPFEMGRFQWSFLSNPSLCSSNHFGNLPPCTRLHLKMLVIIVLVFGSAILICTGLIGLTKIKAFFSKEKDDAPSPQWKLTAFQAIDYDIQDILCNLIDTNLVGSGGSGKVYKICLGNRNGGVIAIKQIWSSSGELEHDVLEKQFQAEIEILGSIRHANIIKLLGFISSSESKLLIYEYMEHGSLYEWLHQKDDPTSTTRRLLNWPIRMSIAIDAARGLCYMHHSCSPAIAHRDVKSSNILLGPQFKAKIADFGLARSLLKAGEPESVSAVVGSFGYIAPEFGSSRKMNEKVDVYSFGVVLLELVTGRRANGGGGYENLAQWAWRQFHQDESIQLTNVIDADIRDPAYSREVQLVFKLGLICTGTNPSSRPSMKQVLQVLQR from the exons ATGGCCTCCGCCGCGCTGCTTGGCCGGCGACGCTGGAGCGACGCGCTGGGCGGAGGCGGGGCGGAGGTGTTGGCGAGCACGGACGCGGTGGAGGAGGCGTTGGCGGCCACAGCGAAGACGGCGATGGCGCAGAGGCTGCGGAG TCAGTACACGGTCAATCAAGCCAGCGTGAATATTCACCAAATGAATGAACACCGCGTTTCTCCACAAGTTGTCTCCCGTAGCTTAATAGTTCAAATAAGACTAGCAGAAATGGCAAATTCGCACCTTGTTCACAGTACCATCCTCCACAAGCTATCTCTAGTCCTCCTCATTTGCTCGCTCCTCGGGTACAACTGTGAAGCCATGAGCAGGAAGGCTGAAAAGGAAGCACTTCTAAGCCTTGAGAATTACTGGGGCAAACCGCTGATGATCAGCTGGAGCTATAACATGGACGCAGACCACTGTAAGTGGGATGGCGTCAGTTGCACCCGGGAGGGCTTTGTTACACGTATTTCACTCAGTAACTACAATCTTGCCAAGCCAATTCCGTCAGAAATTTGCTTTTTCAAGAACCTTACACACATCGACCTTTCTTACAACAACATTCTAGGTTCTTTCCCTGTGGTTCTTTTCAGTTGCTCAAGCCTTGAGTTTCTAGACCTCTCATACAATTCTTTTGTTGGTAGTCTCCCACTAAATATTCATGCACTATCAAAAACGATTGCGTACCTTAACCTTGAATCGAATAGTTTATCCAGTAGTATTCCAAGTTCAATCTGCCAGCTTTCATCCCTACAAGTTCTGAAACTATCTTCCAATCCCTTTGCTTCACACAGAATCAATCCACATTTTGGAAATTTGACAAACCTAGAAGAGTTGTCAATGAGTAATATGAGCATAGTTGGTGAAATTCCAGACACTTTATCCAAGCTGACCCAACTTAGAATATTCAATTTGTCTTCTAACACGTTGAACGGGACAATACCTAGTGAGATTTGGAGAATGCAGAATATGGAGGTCCTCGATCTACACAGTAACTCTCTATCAGGTCGCATACCAGGCGATTGCTGTAAGCTCGAGAATCTGTCCCTCCTTTTATTAGACGGCAATCATCTCTACGGCCCAATACCAGAAAACCTTGTACAGTTACAATTTCCCTTCATCTTCCTCAATCTCTCTAGTAACCAACTCACAGGCAAGATTCCATCTCCTTTCGAGATGGGAAGATTTCAATGGAGCTTTCTTTCCAATCCCAGCTTATGTTCCTCCAACCACTTTGGAAACCTTCCTCCATGCACCAGATTGCACTTGAAGATGCTTGTAATTATTGTCCTCGTCTTTGGTTCAGCCATTCTCATATGCACAGGGCTAATTGGTTTAACTAAGATCAAGGCATTTTTCTCAAAGGAAAAGGACGACGCCCCATCTCCACAGTGGAAACTGACGGCCTTCCAAGCTATTGATTATGACATTCAAGACATCCTTTGCAACCTCATTGATACAAACCTTGTCGGCAGCGGTGGCTCAGGAAAGGTATATAAGATCTGCCTTGGTAACAGAAACGGCGGGGTTATAGCTATCAAGCAAATATGGTCTAGTAGTGGTGAACTGGAACATGATGTGCTGGAAAAGCAGTTTCAAGCTGAGATTGAGATTCTTGGATCCATCCGACACGCCAATATCATAAAGTTGCTTGGCTTCATATCAAGCTCTGAATCGAAGCTCCTCATATACGAATACATGGAACATGGTAGCCTGTATGAATGGCTGCATCAGAAAGATGACCCTACTAGTACAACTAGACGGTTGTTGAACTGGCCGATAAGAATGTCAATAGCAATCGATGCAGCAAGAGGGCTGTGTTACATGCACCACAGTTGCTCTCCTGCTATAGCACACCGTGATGTGAAGTCCAGCAACATCCTACTGGGTCCTCAGTTCAAAGCAAAGATTGCGGACTTTGGCCTAGCTCGCTCTCTACTTAAAGCTGGCGAGCCAGAGTCTGTCTCGGCTGTGGTTGGGTCCTTCGGATACATAGCTCCAG AGTTTGGAAGCTCGAGAAAAATGAACGAGAAAGTTGATGTGTACAGCTTTGGGGTTGTTCTCTTGGAGCTGGTAACAGGGAGGCGTGCAAATGGTGGGGGCGGGTACGAGAATTTGGCGCAATGGGCATGGAGGCAATTTCATCAAGATGAGAGCATCCAATTGACAAATGTGATTGATGCAGACATACGAGATCCAGCCTACTCGCGTGAGGTACAACTGGTGTTCAAGCTAGGGCTAATTTGCACGGGCACAAACCCATCATCACGGCCGTCCATGAAGCAGGTGCTGCAGGTCCTGCAACGCTGA